ATTTTATTTTTACAAAGAAGTAAACTGCAATAATTATGAGAAAAATACTACTAACTCTAATACTTTCAATATCTGTTTCGATTGTCTATTCACAGTCGATTTTCTCAAATCCTGGTTTTGATACCCAAACCTATAATCAAGCTGAAAAACTTTGGAAAAATGGAGATTATGTTGAAGCTGAAAAGCATTATAGAAAGGCTTATTCAAATACCGGAAACGTGTCGTATTTATGGACATTAGCAAAAAAGAAATTCGAAATCGGTGATGTAAAGGGGGCCAATTCGGTTTATGATATCCTCATTAAAGATCAAACTGAATACGTTAAAGGGAAACCCCAATTTTCCAGAACGACTTTAAATCTATACTATTATGAGAAAATAGATAACAACTTTAAAAAGGGTAATCCGGAGGTCGGATTATCAACTGCTTTGGAGTTTGTTGAGTCTATGGGTGAAAAGGTTACGGAATCTGAACGAACATACTTTCAGAGTATTTATTATAATGCTTGTGAGACAGCATTTGCCCTTGATGATGAAAAAGCTCTGGTAAAATTACATGAGAAAGCTTCGGGAGTAAAAAACGGAGAATATGGTGAGTTCTTAAGCTTTGTTTATTTGAACTTGGTTCGAAAAGACTATACAAAGGCACTTGAAAAAATCGAGAACGTTTTAGAAAAAGGTGGTGGGTTTATGTTCTCTAAAATGGTGGCAAAAAGTTTATTGCCAGTTGTTTATACTCAAATGGGAGAAAATGAAAAAGCGCTGGAAGCAATAAAACAATCAACGTCAAGTGTTTTAGTTGGTGAGGACTACTATAATTATCATTATGGGTTAATTGCCTTAAATCAAAAAAAATACCAAGAAGCGATCGATCGGTTTAACAAAGCTATTAAAGGTTATATGGTTCTGTATTTAAGAGTCGAACCAGTGGGGAAATATAAGCACTATACTAAAAGAGCAGAAGCTTATGAAGGGCTTGGTGATTTAATCCAGGCAAGAAAGGACTATGAAGCTGCATTAACGTATAATCCGGATTACGAGCCTGCTTTAAATGGAATTGCAAAATTAGAAGGAAGGATGGTGCAAGATCGTAAAGCAGATAAAAATCCTCCCGTAATTACAGTGACTGAACCTTCTGTAAACCGAGGATTAAAAGTGACTGCTTCCGGAAATGATATCATGGTAAAGGGTACCGCTATAGATCCTTCGGGTTTAAAAGCGGTAACCATTAACGGACAAGCTGCGTATTCACAGGAAGCTGGAAATTTTTGGGGGAATGTTGCTTTAAAAGAAGGATCTTCCAAAATCGTGATTGCTGCAACGGATATGGCCGGCAATACAGCTGATTATACTTTTGATATTGAAAAGCCAATAACTCCGGTAGCGGTTAATGATATTGTCCCTGTAAAAGAAAAAGAAGGAAGAAATTTCGCGGTTTTAATTGCCAGTCAAAATTATGACGACAGTTCAATTCCATCTTTGGAAAACCCTATTGCTGATGCTGTAAAATTGAAATTGATCCTCAAAAACAGTTATAATTTTATTGACGAGAATATCATCACCCTGTTTAATCCGGGCCGCTCTGACTTTAAGAAACAGTTTTTACTGCTATCTGAGATCATTCAGCCTGAAGACAACCTGATCATTTTCTATGCCGGTCATGGTATTTGGGTAGATAAAGAAAAGAAAGGATATTGGTTGTTGACAGACGCCACTCGAAATGATGTAAATACGTGGCTACCTAACAAGGAGGTTTTAAATATGATTGCCGGACTTCCTTCACGCCATACATTGTTGATTACCGATGCATGTTTCTCTGGTTCAGTATTCAAAACACGGAGCATTGGAGCCGATGCACCAGCAGCTGTGCGGGAAATGAGCCAAAGGATCAGTCGTGTTGCCATTACCTCGGGTAATGATACGGAGGTGCCTGATCAATCAGTATTCATGAAATACCTGGTTAAAGCCTTGTCTGAAAATAAAGATAAATACCTCACCGCGCAGAAAATGTTCATCACTCAAATTATTGAAGCGGTCATGACCGAAACGAAAACAGAACCTCGTTATGGAACGCTTGAAGCTGCCGGACATGTGGGTGGAGATTTTATTTTTACGAAGAAATGAGAAATTGGATAAAATGGCTGATTAGTTTTGGGCATGCAATTGTCTTGCTTGTACTTACTGCTTTTTGGCTAAATACAGACTTTAGTTATGGCGATGAGCAATTACTTGTAAAATGGTCATCTATTCTTAAACGAGTGGTCTTCAATATAGATGAAGACCCTCCTAAAGAAGATTATTTATTTATCAATTTGGCTTATGAAAAGGCATTAATTCCAAGAGAAGAAGGACTGGGGAATGAAGTAATTACTGACAGGGTAAAGCTTGCACAGTTTTTTGAAATTCTTAAACGGAATCAGAAGTCGGTTAAATTTACAGTCTGTGATGTATTTCTTAAAGGAAAATCAGAAAGTGATAGCTTGCTTCAAAGTAGTATTTCTGGAATCAAGAATATTGTTTTTCCAACGCATCACGGCGAGGATGGAAAGCCTGAAGAACTTGATTTGAATGTTCCTCATGCTATTGCTGATTATAGAATGGCAAGCGGAGGATTCCTGAAATTCAAGCTTTTTCAGGACGATAATCTTTCCACCATTCCGGTTTATTTATATGAAAAAACCAAAGGCCGTAAAATTGATCATCAAAACGGACTCTATTTCGACAACGGAAAATTGAGTTTAAATTCTACTATAATTGATTATCAAATACGCAGTCATGAACTATTTGAGCAAGGTGAATATCCGGTGGTTAACCTTTCAGAACTTCTTATGCTTCCGGAAGATGTAATTGTGAATGAATTTTTAAAGAACCGAATTGTATTGATTGGAGATTTTAACAATGATGTACATGAAACAATTTTTGGTTCTACACCGGGCACGCTCATACTTCTCAATGTTTATTTGACACTTAAGGCGGGATATCACTTTGTAACTTACTGGTGGGTTGTTTTTATGCTTATGGCATATACCATTTTCTCAAGATTAATGCTTTTTCCCGAAAATGATTCAGAAAAAATCAAAAAAATAAACTGGATCGGCCCACTTTTAGGAAGCGCAACTTATCTTTCTGTTCTTTCTGTAGCCTCTTATTTAATGTTTAATATTCATCTTCAAGTCTTGATATTAACTTTATATATTACTCTTCTCCGATACATCATTCGACTTAATCAAGTTGAGTGGAGTAAGGATCAGTTAAAAGAATGGGCATTAGCTCTACGTGAAACTTATTTTAATTTTAAATAATGATGGGAAACTTACTTGCAATTTTATTATGGATTTTAATGGCTTTTTTGCCAGCTGAAAAATATTATGTCACGTTTATAAAGGGGACTGTTCTTTTAGAGCGCACAAAAAAACAGGTTAAAATTGGAGATGCGCTAGAACCAGAAGATAAGCTTGTGTTTAGTGATAAAAACGCAAAGATTTCTTGCATAAGCCCATCAAAAGGTAGATTTGATATTAGTGCTCTATCTGCTAAGGCAGGCAGCAAAGGAGAGTTATTAGCTGTTTTACGCTCAAGCCTTATTCCAGCCACCGGAACCTATCATTTAAGTACACGCTCTTTATCCGATCAGAATGTGGATCCGGAAGCCTATTTTAAAACCGGTACTGATGATCGTTTTTTAATTGTCGAAAACGAGTGGATTCCTGTAAATGATATATACTCAACTAAGGGTGGGAATTTTTTCTTTCTTCAATATACAATCAATGGAAAAACTGTATTGAAGAAATTACCAAAACAAGAGAATGCTATTGCTTTTAACAAGAGTCTTTTTGTTGATGAAAGTGGGGGTATATTAAATTCCGATAATTACGTTAACACTATGCTTTGTTTTCAAGAGAGCACCAACGGAGTCCCTAAGTCAAAAACTGTAGCAAAGTTTATCCCTGTTATAGTTGATAAAGCTGAAATACTCGCTGAATTAGCAGTGCTTCGTAATAATTTACAAAACCTTTATCCTAATAATGAAAAAGCAGTAAAGACGGAGCTATATGCTCATCTTGCTGCAAATTATGGTACAATAAATCAAAATTTATTTGAAGATTTGATGCACAGTAAATAATTATTCTGCCTTTGGATTGAAACCAATAAATGATGCAGATTAGGGTGGAGAATGCATATAAAAATTTGCAATAGCAACAAAAGGATTTGAATTACAAATCCTTTTGTCTTTTATAGCGTGCCAGGCATGTGTATCGGGAGGAAGGCTAAAAATTGCCGAAGCCCTTATAATAACAAGCTATGCACTTTTTATAATAGGGGTACCTAGCACTGAAGTTGCCAGAAAATATAAAACAATACAGATTATTATGATTAATTCTTTATATTTTATTTTATTACTTATTGGTAATTAGTGTAAATTTAACACTTATCTATAAAATAAATATCAATGAAAAAAAACATCTTTTTAACCTTTTTTGTGCTTATTAGTTTTGCATCCCTGGGTCAGCAAAAATCTGTTATTACAGGGAAAATTACCAACCCACAAGCTGGGATTTCTGAAATAAAATTCAAATACCTTTATGATTTTCGAAATTTTCGGAAGAATGCGGATGCGAAAATTTACAAAGTAGATGAGAAAGGAAATTTTAAAATTGAAGAAAACCTTTCCGAACTAGTATTTGTGCAATTTGAATATGGAGATTGGGGTAATACTTTACTGTTAGAGCCAGGCGCTAATGCAACAATGTCATTTGATTCAAAATCTAAAGATAAGGACAAATTATACAAAATTAATGGTAGAGGAGCAGTAGGTTGCCAATTTTTAGAAGCTATTTTTTATTCTGATACTACCATAAGTAAATCCAAAGATTTTAGTAAAGCTTTTACAAAAATCGACGAATTGGGAAAACAAGCCCAGGAAGGATTAAATACTAAGTATTCAAAAGTGCTTTCTTCTGCCGCCATTACTCATTTGAAAGAAGAGCTTTATTATTTTACTTATCTCACCAAGTTGCAATTAATAACAAAAGACAGGGAAAATATTAACCAGATTTATAGCGGAAAGGCTCCAGAATATGTTGTTGAGTTCATTAAGGACCTTCCCTTTAAAGATGCCAAACTTAATAACTTTGGATTTTACCTTCTTTATAACAATGGATTACATTTGAGATTTGCATTGGAGCAAGAAGATTATAATGTTAGGCAGTATAATGTTATTAATAAAGTGCTTCCACCTGTATTAGCAGAAAAGGAATCTGTTAGTGTAATTAATCGACTAATTGAAAATGGAGATTTCCTAATTGCTGACAAACTTATCAAGGATTTAAGTCAACGATTCCCAGCATCTGATAATCAAAAATCATTTGATGAAAAAATTGCCGAAACAAAAAAATTGTTGTTCAACCTTGCTCCCGGCAAAAATGCACCAGCATTTATTTTGAAAAACTTGAATGGCAAGGAAGTTTCATTAAGCGATTTTAAAGATAAAGTTATATACCTTGATTTTTGGGCAAGCTGGTGTGGGCCATGCAGAGGGGAAATGCCTTATGCTAAAAGAATCAAAGAAAAATATAAGGACAATAAGGATGTTGTATTTCTTTATGTTTCTATAGATGAAAAGGAAGATGCTTGGAAAAAAGGTATTGAGGAAAATAAGATTGAGGGCGTTCATTTAATTAGCAATGGATTTTTCAGTGATGTTCCTAAGAAATACATGGTGAATGGTATACCCCGGTACTATTTGATTGGAAAAGGCGGAGAGATTATCTCAAATGAAGCACCTCGCCCAAGCTCTGAAGAGCAGTTGACGACGATGATAGATAAAGCCCTTAAGAATTAAATTTTTGGTAGATTTTTATTTGAGGCGTCCTAAAATAAGTTGATAGTTTTTCAACACTAAAAACAGTCCTTGTTAATTATTGGCAAGGACTGTTTGTTTATGCACCTTTTCCAGAGTCTGAGCTCCGCTCGAGCAGGAGGTGGGTGAGTTGTGAAT
Above is a window of Solitalea lacus DNA encoding:
- a CDS encoding caspase family protein; its protein translation is MRKILLTLILSISVSIVYSQSIFSNPGFDTQTYNQAEKLWKNGDYVEAEKHYRKAYSNTGNVSYLWTLAKKKFEIGDVKGANSVYDILIKDQTEYVKGKPQFSRTTLNLYYYEKIDNNFKKGNPEVGLSTALEFVESMGEKVTESERTYFQSIYYNACETAFALDDEKALVKLHEKASGVKNGEYGEFLSFVYLNLVRKDYTKALEKIENVLEKGGGFMFSKMVAKSLLPVVYTQMGENEKALEAIKQSTSSVLVGEDYYNYHYGLIALNQKKYQEAIDRFNKAIKGYMVLYLRVEPVGKYKHYTKRAEAYEGLGDLIQARKDYEAALTYNPDYEPALNGIAKLEGRMVQDRKADKNPPVITVTEPSVNRGLKVTASGNDIMVKGTAIDPSGLKAVTINGQAAYSQEAGNFWGNVALKEGSSKIVIAATDMAGNTADYTFDIEKPITPVAVNDIVPVKEKEGRNFAVLIASQNYDDSSIPSLENPIADAVKLKLILKNSYNFIDENIITLFNPGRSDFKKQFLLLSEIIQPEDNLIIFYAGHGIWVDKEKKGYWLLTDATRNDVNTWLPNKEVLNMIAGLPSRHTLLITDACFSGSVFKTRSIGADAPAAVREMSQRISRVAITSGNDTEVPDQSVFMKYLVKALSENKDKYLTAQKMFITQIIEAVMTETKTEPRYGTLEAAGHVGGDFIFTKK
- a CDS encoding TlpA family protein disulfide reductase, whose protein sequence is MKKNIFLTFFVLISFASLGQQKSVITGKITNPQAGISEIKFKYLYDFRNFRKNADAKIYKVDEKGNFKIEENLSELVFVQFEYGDWGNTLLLEPGANATMSFDSKSKDKDKLYKINGRGAVGCQFLEAIFYSDTTISKSKDFSKAFTKIDELGKQAQEGLNTKYSKVLSSAAITHLKEELYYFTYLTKLQLITKDRENINQIYSGKAPEYVVEFIKDLPFKDAKLNNFGFYLLYNNGLHLRFALEQEDYNVRQYNVINKVLPPVLAEKESVSVINRLIENGDFLIADKLIKDLSQRFPASDNQKSFDEKIAETKKLLFNLAPGKNAPAFILKNLNGKEVSLSDFKDKVIYLDFWASWCGPCRGEMPYAKRIKEKYKDNKDVVFLYVSIDEKEDAWKKGIEENKIEGVHLISNGFFSDVPKKYMVNGIPRYYLIGKGGEIISNEAPRPSSEEQLTTMIDKALKN
- a CDS encoding CHASE2 domain-containing protein; this translates as MRNWIKWLISFGHAIVLLVLTAFWLNTDFSYGDEQLLVKWSSILKRVVFNIDEDPPKEDYLFINLAYEKALIPREEGLGNEVITDRVKLAQFFEILKRNQKSVKFTVCDVFLKGKSESDSLLQSSISGIKNIVFPTHHGEDGKPEELDLNVPHAIADYRMASGGFLKFKLFQDDNLSTIPVYLYEKTKGRKIDHQNGLYFDNGKLSLNSTIIDYQIRSHELFEQGEYPVVNLSELLMLPEDVIVNEFLKNRIVLIGDFNNDVHETIFGSTPGTLILLNVYLTLKAGYHFVTYWWVVFMLMAYTIFSRLMLFPENDSEKIKKINWIGPLLGSATYLSVLSVASYLMFNIHLQVLILTLYITLLRYIIRLNQVEWSKDQLKEWALALRETYFNFK